The genomic window CATACATCATAAAATATTGTCCTTTCAGGATAAAATACAATATCAGAATTAAAAATATCATCCATACGTTTTATTTTTAATGATACTGCATTAATAACAATATCATAATTTAATTTTTTTAAATCATTAATTTTTATTGCATTAATTACACCTAATTTTTTAAAAAAAATAGACAAATTATAAGCACGTTTAAAAGTTCTATTGACAACATCAATCTTACAACCTAAAAATAATAAATCTGGAATAATACCTCTTGCTACTCCTCCTGCTCCAATTAATAATACTTTTTTATTTTTATGAATAAAATTTAATCTTTTTAAATCACACAAAAAACCAATTCCGTCAGTATTATCACCAGTGATACTATTATCTTTATTTTTTTTCAATACATTTACTGATCCAGATACTTTTGCTCTATTAGTTAAAATGTCTGATATTTTATACGCATCCTCCTTAAATGGAATTGTAACATTTGCACCTTTTCCGTAATTTTGAAAAAAATTTTTTAAAGTTTCAAAAAATGAATCTTCCTTGATAGATTGTATTTCATAATTTATATTAAATTTTGTCTGATTAGAAAACATCTGATAAATCATTGGTGATTTCGAATAATGAATATCTGTTCCAAACAAAACATAATTATATTTTTTATCTTGATTCATCACGAATACACTCTCCGGTAATAATATTAAAAATTTTAGAAGGATACAAAAAATTACCAATATTACCATCTAATATTGGAAAATCTGAACCAAAAAAATCACATACTTCATTAGGAGTTTTTGATGGTTGCATTCCAGAAATATTAGCACTAGTAGAAATAATAGGCTTTCCATAATACCAACATAAATTTCTTAAAATAGCATGAGAAGTAACTCTTACAGCAATTAAACCTGAATAACCAGTAATTAAATTAGAAACATTTGGTTGTGATGGAACTAAAAATGTAATACATCCTGGCCAACAAGAAAACATTATTGATTTTTCTTTAATAGAAAGATAAGTTTCATTAATATAAGGTAATAATTGATAATAATGAGAAGCAACTAAAATTAAACCTTGATTTCTATTTCTATTTTTTAAATTTATTAATTTTAAAATTGTATCTTGATGATCAGGATTACATCCTAAACCAAATACTGATTCCGAAGGATACGCAATAATATCATTATTATTTAAAAGG from Buchnera aphidicola (Panaphis juglandis) includes these protein-coding regions:
- the aroE gene encoding shikimate dehydrogenase, whose protein sequence is MNQDKKYNYVLFGTDIHYSKSPMIYQMFSNQTKFNINYEIQSIKEDSFFETLKNFFQNYGKGANVTIPFKEDAYKISDILTNRAKVSGSVNVLKKNKDNSITGDNTDGIGFLCDLKRLNFIHKNKKVLLIGAGGVARGIIPDLLFLGCKIDVVNRTFKRAYNLSIFFKKLGVINAIKINDLKKLNYDIVINAVSLKIKRMDDIFNSDIVFYPERTIFYDVCYSDDMTPFLIWCKDNGALYYSDGIGMLVSQAAYSFYLWSGILPNISSVINILNQNKKYFF
- a CDS encoding Sua5/YciO/YrdC/YwlC family protein; this encodes MIKKKSYFSLMHCLNLLNNNDIIAYPSESVFGLGCNPDHQDTILKLINLKNRNRNQGLILVASHYYQLLPYINETYLSIKEKSIMFSCWPGCITFLVPSQPNVSNLITGYSGLIAVRVTSHAILRNLCWYYGKPIISTSANISGMQPSKTPNEVCDFFGSDFPILDGNIGNFLYPSKIFNIITGECIRDESR